One part of the Arabidopsis thaliana chromosome 4, partial sequence genome encodes these proteins:
- a CDS encoding serine/arginine repetitive matrix protein, putative (DUF936) (Plant protein of unknown function (DUF936); CONTAINS InterPro DOMAIN/s: Protein of unknown function DUF936, plant (InterPro:IPR010341); BEST Arabidopsis thaliana protein match is: Plant protein of unknown function (DUF936) (TAIR:AT3G14170.1); Has 492 Blast hits to 349 proteins in 79 species: Archae - 0; Bacteria - 30; Metazoa - 82; Fungi - 18; Plants - 260; Viruses - 6; Other Eukaryotes - 96 (source: NCBI BLink).) — MASLAPGILLKLLQCMNSGTRPTGDHRSAILQVTGIVPALAGSDLWPNQGFYVQISDSLNSTYVSLSERDTDLILSNRLQLGQFIYLERLEFATPVPRAAGIRPVAGRHAFVGKPEPLIARVSNGSKRDFVIQPVSDSEYSLDPIAVYLNNRRIDDDGDSDVKPNVRQALAPVNQNEENRNQIRNQKPKTTPQRFSSPASSKRSVSSGKKNCSGAVAVTVERDPSPVVSGKGRRSASPVPSKCVVPSLAAAREENRKVAREPSIVVPSRYRQPSPNGRKMNPSPSGRRMSISPGRRLSSGLKMTPMVGDSSGKKKMAVIAAGISKVSEALVGSSAKNGNRKNWEEPLAGDGSAKNKPDHQAILRTQAAMTRRLSDANRRKSGSSSSVCEEKAKSCSSESSLLEEVSAFEGLGITYHERKWTDGSVPLDSISDELAKLGKEAMKRRDFAAKAAARALEEANANECIIRCLSKFSELSSASKVGNPLRIINEFLKIYEDVMKYSKIASENSFSLSSDQQNPISLWVEAALATNLEVVSLVKSHESPSSLKKSMPTRLSPRPSSKTDNIVGMWTDLDGLKETAKFAVNLQSEMQVWFIEFVEESLDNKNAAKRSLDGSSIAAVLSQLKQVNEWLDRVSSNQENKITTMDKIERLKRKIYGFVIHHVGSTYDNSASS; from the exons ATGGCTTCTCTTGCTCCCGGAATTCTCTTAAAACTCCTTCAATGCATGAACTCCGGCACTCGCCCCACCGGAGATCACAGATCTGCAATCTTACAAGTCACCGGAATCGTCCCAGCTCTCGCCGGCTCCGATCTATGGCCTAACCAAGGCTTCTACGTCCAAATCTCAGATTCTCTCAATTCCACTTACGTCTCTCTCTCCGAACGCGACACAGATCTAATCCTCAGTAACCGTCTCCAGTTAGGTCAATTCATATACCTCGAACGCTTGGAATTCGCTACTCCAGTCCCACGTGCCGCAGGAATTCGTCCCGTCGCTGGTCGTCATGCCTTCGTCGGAAAACCAGAGCCGTTGATTGCAAGAGTATCTAACGGATCTAAACGAGATTTCGTTATTCAGCCAGTTTCTGATTCTGAGTACTCGTTAGATCCAATCGCTGTTTACTTgaacaatagaagaattgaCGACGACGGTGACAGTGATGTGAAACCTAATGTGAGACAAGCGCTTGCTCCGGTGAACCAAAACGAAGAGAATCGTAACCAAATTCGAAATCAGAAACCGAAAACGACTCCACAGAGATTCTCGTCACCAGCATCTTCTAAACGATCAGTCTCATCAGGGAAGAAGAACTGTTCTGGTGCTGTAGCTGTAACGGTGGAGAGAGATCCGTCACCTGTGGTTTCTGGTAAAGGGAGGAGATCTGCGTCTCCGGTGCCGTCAAAATGCGTTGTGCCAAGCTTAGCGGCGGCGCGTGAGGAGAATAGGAAAGTAGCTAGAGAGCCATCGATTGTTGTGCCGTCAAGGTATAGACAGCCATCACCTAATGGAAGGAAGATGAATCCTTCTCCTAGTGGAAGAAGAATGTCGATTTCACCGGGAAGAAGACTTTCTAGTGGTTTAAAGATGACTCCAATGGTTGGAGATTCTtcagggaagaagaagatggcgGTGATTGCAGCCGGAATCTCAAAAGTTTCTGAAGCTTTAGTCGGTTCGTCTGCTAAGAATGGTAATCGGAAAAATTGGGAGGAACCATTAGCAGGTGATGGTAGTGCTAAGAATAAGCCTGATCACCAAGCAATTTTGCGTACTCAG GCTGCTATGACGAGGCGTCTCAGTGATGCAAATAGGAGAAAGagtggttcttcttcttcagtgtGTGAAGAGAAAGCGAAGTCGTGTTCATCAGAGAGTAGTTTATTAGAAGAAGTCTCAGCCTTTGAAGGACTTGGTATCACTTATCATGAACGGAAATGGACGGATGGTAGTGTTCCACTGGATAGTATCTCTGATGAACTTGCAAAACTTGGAAAG GAGGCTATGAAAAGAAGAGACTTTGCTGCTAAAGCTGCAGCTAGAGCATTGGAGGAAGCTAATGCCAATGAGTGCATCATAAGATGTTTAAG TAAATTCTCCGAACTTTCTTCGGCTTCCAAGGTGGGGAATCCATTGCGAATCATCAACgagtttttgaaaatctatGAAGATGTCATGAAATACAGTAAGATAGCTTCAGAAAACAGTTTCAGCTTGTCATCTGATCAACAAAACCCAATCTCTCTTTGGGTTGAAGCTGCATTAGCTACTAACCTCGAGGTGGTGTCACTAGTGAAAAGCCATGAATCACCATCGTCTCTGAAGAAATCAATGCCTACTCGTCTCTCTCCTAGACCTTCTAGCAAGACAG ACAATATTGTTGGGATGTGGACAGACTTAGATGGCTTGAAGGAAACGGCTAAGTTTGCGGTGAATCTACAATCTGAAATGCAAGTGTGGTTCATTGAGTTCGTGGAAGAATCGTTAGACAACAAAAACGCAGCAAAACGATCTTTAGACGGTAGTTCCATAGCTGCAGTTTTGTCTCAGCTGAAACAAGTTAACGAGTGGCTGGACCGGGTCTCGTCGaaccaagaaaacaagatcACAACAATGGACAAGATCGAGCGGCTGAAACGCAAGATCTATGGATTCGTTATCCATCACGTCGGATCTACATATGACaactctgcttcttcttga